The segment ATACTTATTTCAACTAGGTTTCATGTTCAGTAGCAGGTGTCACGTCAAATGTTATACAACGATCAGACATAttgtttttacaatacattgcCATTCGGTgaagtatgaaacaaatatacttcatatacaAATGCACATGACAATTACATAGTCGATATACAGCTTGCATTCATAatctatatatgttacagtcaatatCTACAATCAGGCAAtgtgtacaatgactgaatTAATCAGTCAACGTGTACATTGCCTAACGAGCTCAGTCATTGTGTACTGGATATATACAAGTGAGACGCCCCAGGATTAATTTGTTCTTGTCACCACCGTCTTGATGTATGAATTCGAGACACTAAATGAGACGGCATGCTTTATGTATTGACGTTCCCATTATTAATATCAGCCATCTTCATCTTTTCAGATGATGCAGTGACTATCCGGGATGCAGCGACTGAGACAGATTCAGGCGGCTATCCTTGTAGCCTTCTTCATGGACCAGACACTCTCGAGTAACAAACAAGGCGCTTCCGGTAATAACATACAGGACGAAAATGGGAGTGTTTAAATAACAATAAGAAATGTCAGACAGATGAGGGAAGATATATATGGGAGGAGTCGCTCTCATTCATATTAACCCAGAGCTGCTATAATGTATTTGGGATTTTCATGTACTATCCCAGTCGCATTAGCTTATAGACTGGGTGGATATGAAGGGATCTATTGACTTTCATGTAAAATCCCGGTCACTGTAAGTAACAACAGGAGAATTATATATGGACTTCTGACCGTCTTGTACGATGCAACACTAACGAACATGCCAGTGTACAGTATGGACTGTGGCAGGGAGGAAGATAAGCATACGTCAGGAGGGTTGTGGGAGATTGTCAACATGCCCGTTAGGTTATTGCCGATAACAATACAGAGGAAGATAAAGCAAATATAAGCTCTCAAGAAACACGAATGTCAGTGCACGTTGTTCCAGGTAGGAAGATAAAGCAAATAAAAGCTCTCAAGTAACACGAATGTCAGTGCACGTTGTTCCAGGTAGGAAGATAAAGCAAATAAAAGCTCTCAAGAAACAAGAATGTCAGTGCACGTTGTTCCAGGTAGGAAGATAAAGCAAATAAAAGCTCTCAAGAAACACGAATGTCAGTGCACGTTGTTCCAGGTAGGAAGATAAAGCAAATAAAAGCTCTCAAGAAACAAGAATGTCAGTGCACGTTGTTCCAGGTAGGAAGATAAAGCAAATATAAGCTCTCAAGAAACACGAATGTCAGTGCACGTTGTTCCAGGTAGGAAGATAAAGCAAATAAAAGCTCTCAAGAAACAAGAATGTCAGTGCACGTTGTTCCAGGTAGGAAGATAAAGCAAATATAAGCTCTCAAGAAACACGAATGTCAGTGCACGTTGTTCCAGGTAGGAAGATAAAGCAAATAAAAGCTCTCAAGAAACAAGAATGTCAGTGCACGTTGTTCCAGGTAGGAAGATAAAGCAAATAAAAGCTCTCAAGAAACAAGAATGTCAGTGCACGTTGTTCCAGGTAGGAAGATAAAGCAAATAAAAGCTCTCAAGAAACAAGAATGTCAGTGCACGTTGTTCCAGGTAGGATGATAAAGGGAATACATGCTCTCAAGAAACAAGAATGTCAGTGCACGTTGTTCCAGGTAGGAAGATAAAGCAAATAAAAGCTCTCAAGAAACAAGAATGTCAGTGCACGTTGTTCCAGGTAGGATGATAAAGGGAATACATGCTCTCAAAACACAGGCATGCCAATGTTAAGTTGTTGCAGAGAGGAATGTAATGGGAATGGGGACTCGCAAAtaacaacatgcagtgaaggTTGTTTGCAGAGAGAATGATAATGGCATAATTATCTCACATAACAAAATTTGCCAGTGTAAGTTATTGGGGAGAATAAAGGAGTATGGAGAATAAAGGAGTATAGAGGCTctcagaaaataaacaaaccccAGAGAGgaaattctaagatgcttcggtgaaagatcaaaggcgccgacaatacatTATCAGAcgatgtgcactttttgcattacgtcacaatgtgttgacatcACTCCGCCATTCCAGCCTGCCCCCTCGTAATGGAACTTTTTTACATTACCTCActatgtaaccgacgtcacgatggatgacAGCTGAATGTACtcatctaaactttcgttggtagtagaaatgagacggtcatgATGCCtagtatggtttaagagaatcacagatgtaattagaatgatctagagaaggtgtttaacccgaacataaaccgtcaccaaactgttcctcatttgtttttctactaACGTTTGTCAAATGTTCAGTAGAGTACCATTTTTATAGATTCAATATTTCTGACAAGAACTCATGTAAAAAGCAGTAGGTGAATGCCTAGTTGTTAAAAATGGTGTCATATCACCTTCTATGTAACTCTCTTCGTGGTGGACAATATACATAAAAGCATTTTAAGTAGAAATTTGGTTTCCACTTAATGGTTCATATGTTTCTTTCAGAAACGTGTAGCCCTGCTTCTGATCTGATATTCATCCTAGATGGTGGCTTATATATAAACTTTGCCAGGGACATCATCATGGATTACAACAGTCACCACATACCCGACTACGCAGTCCGGGTCGGACTGGTTCTATGCGAGGATGATTCAGTGCACTACCTCCCCTTGCAATCGGGAATGAATTATTTAGCTGATATATTTGCAAGTATCagatacatttatacattgcaGAAACGTATTGTGCATTCCAAGGAACAGACGACACAGTATCCGATTAACCGACAAATCAACTCCTTGCCCTTTTTGTCAACATCCAATACAAGTTGCTTGGCACTGGCGAGGGAAATGTTTTTCAACCCAATCAGGGATGATGTGGGTAAGATGGCGATGTTTGTAACGAACGGAGTTTGGTGGAACACTACTGGTGTCGTTGATGACGCCCTAGCTTTGAAGGAAGACAATATTACCCTTGTCACAGTGGCTGTTGGGGTTCAGGACATTGACACGTTAAATGACTTAATGACCATTTCATCTGGTGAAGGTACATTCATTGTGGTGAAAGACAAAACAGCTCTTAACGTCCTGGCAACTGATCTCTCAAGAGGAAACTGCCAACGTGAGTGTTTTCCTGCTTTGAAAAGTTGAATATCTTTGTATCTTAATCGTAATATTTAATTTGCAATAGCCATTATTTGTGTACTTCAATATGAATGTGATTACGTAAATACATCCTGTGCTACTATTTCCTTTCAGCGATAACATTACAGCTAAAATATCCAGAGACTAGCTCCCAAAATTTCACAACAACAGCTGTACCACAAGGTAGGTGCTGACTGGCACGAAGTCCTCTTTGGAGACTTGATGTTCCAAACAAGAAAAAATCTCAAGGGCAAATAATGCATCATGACGTGACAGTGAGCGTTTTCTGCCTAGCCGTAGACTATGTGCACTAATAGGTGCAGTAAAATCCCTAAATGACTAAAATGTGCGAACGAAGTCCATTCATAGTGGTCTATATCGCTAAACTAGCTTTGTTTTACAAAGTACGAGTAGTTTCACAGCGAACGCTTTCAAGATTTTTGTAAAGGTCTCGGAGAAAAAGCTCCGTTCAGATAAAAACACAAGACGACAAATGTGATAGTTCGTTAATTTTCCCGATTAAAGTTTAATGTAAAAGAATCTATTGTAGAACATACTATCACTGCAACAGAACAGGTTAACGTTTCTTAATCTAATAATGATAATCTAATAGTCTGTGCTTGTAATTATCGAAGACCGAATTTAGAAACGTATTTTCAGAAATCAGCCCTCTTTCTGTGACAATTACTGATATTGTCTGAGACATTTTCTTGGCAAACATCGACACTGGAAACACAGTCTCGGTAGCTAAGTAACACCACATGTGAGAAGATTCTGTGGAAATTCTCGAAGTCGTTCTTTAGACCTTCTAGATAGAAATCAGAACAATAGCATTTGTTTTCAACGCCACAATCGCACGTGTTAGATGTATTATTACTATAATAATAAGTAAAATTTAGGAAATTTAAGAGTCTAACTGTTTAAGATCTTTCCAAAAGGATTTACTCTCAGTTTTCAGGTAGTCTCGGTACTCAAGCATTCACAACGCAAATTATATATTACATtgttaaaagtcacatgcaataataataatatatcgTCTGTACAAGAATCAGACCTACCTGCCTGTATAATTACTTAATTACTTAGACATTGTGTATAGCCTCATAGGTGTTAAGttgaaattgcatgtggtcagtgattgacgttgtgtattgcatattgtcattagcagacagtcAGGCAGACACGTAGATGTCAAGAAAACAGATACTGAGTTTTGTCTGTTTCCTTAGATATGTATTAAAGCATTTctgttttcaagctgagcaatttctagcaatgaaattagtatttcttatgctacactttcttgaaaactcGGTTTCCAAATCTGCAAGTATGGGACCCGTGTATTGTTATTACTACAaacccaagatgcttgtaatcaaacgaaacatctcttgttctccaacGTCGACGGCAGCGATAATCCTTGTACACATCACTTGCTGTTGTTACGAGTCGCCTTCAGGGATCAAGCAGCGACAACCTAATCAATGTGCATGTGCATTGGGCGCAGCTGTTGatactgttgaaaccacttttttctTGGTTGAAATTAGTAAATcctttgaactccgatttcgctgtCTTTTTCAGCGCGTTATTTTTCAGCTTTATAAGCTCAGTTCTCATTTTTGAtagtttgtttcagtaagtccataccaaaaggtatcagaatcttcaaacttgtgttttgcgttgcatcTGACCTTAAAACAATCATAAGTCCTCACGTATGATCTGATAAAACGTTATCTTTATCCTTGCAGCCTCCTGTAATAGACGAAAGTTGGGGGAAAACACC is part of the Haliotis asinina isolate JCU_RB_2024 chromosome 6, JCU_Hal_asi_v2, whole genome shotgun sequence genome and harbors:
- the LOC137287178 gene encoding uncharacterized protein, whose amino-acid sequence is MQRLRQIQAAILVAFFMDQTLSSNKQGASETCSPASDLIFILDGGLYINFARDIIMDYNSHHIPDYAVRVGLVLCEDDSVHYLPLQSGMNYLADIFASIRYIYTLQKRIVHSKEQTTQYPINRQINSLPFLSTSNTSCLALAREMFFNPIRDDVGKMAMFVTNGVWWNTTGVVDDALALKEDNITLVTVAVGVQDIDTLNDLMTISSGEGTFIVVKDKTALNVLATDLSRGNCQPITLQLKYPETSSQNFTTTAVPQASCNRRKLGENTYEQLTYYPGFGYLVDHKHTCPGRKLYNQDICDCI